The following proteins are co-located in the Longimicrobium terrae genome:
- the mfd gene encoding transcription-repair coupling factor → MPHPLLIDSFQTVPAFRDLAAGLPRAGESVVAAGLAGSSPLLLLSALHRARPERMWLVVTSGPEDAEMASSDLESVLGDTSVFLYPQRESLPYEEGEPHLEIGGTRVEALEALLSGRARVLVTTARAMQELSPAVEGLRDLRLELRAGDTLRLPELSARLEEMGFERVATVEEVGQYALRGGIVDVFGFGSPEPARIELLGDEVDSIRFFDILSQLSVRTVNVLQLLPVDLRNPDGIGGARRTESAGSTEERRSLLDYLPEDTLIVHLHGSGTRQELDRTWAEVARLHESEARRGTKPEPPERVFLPPVDAVRRLAAFPQLFVEEAGDLPVQRWARFRALPPPAIDRDMGRLGELLKSAAHAGERSLVLCDNQGQLERLQELLDDLKVARAVELAIGSLTGGFVLMDAEPPFRVLTDHEIFRRSRRIRRRRRFRGGAALESVAALKPGDYVVHMDHGVGQFRRMERVRLGEEEFETLVIEYAGGELLRVPVHRVDLIERWVSDDDEAAPPKVHRIGGKDWSRARQKTQKAIQEMTAELLELYASRQAEQGYSFSADTRWQREMESAFLFEDTPDQRQATEDVKRDMESPRPMDRLICGDVGYGKTEIAIRAAFKAVQDGKQVAVLVPTTILAEQHLHTFSERLADFPVKIEALSRFRTAKEQSSVLARLATGDVDIVVGTHRLLSPDIKFRDLGLMVIDEEQRFGVKHKEMLKQLRRSVDVLTLTATPIPRTLHFSLLGLRDMTLIQTPPRDRQPVITHVLPWTDAILEDAIRRELDRGGQVFFVHNRVETIGAVAQKVQAMVPDARIGIAHGQMREKELEEVMTLFLEGEADILVATAIVEAGLDVPRANTLIVNRADHFGLSQLYQIRGRVGRSHHRAYCYLLVPDEIEEDAEKRLRVLEHYTELGSGYRIALKDLELRGAGNILGQQQSGFVHAVGLDTYLRLLEETIRQIRGAGTDGPAPLADVSVDGTALIPDAYIPDEAQKLSFYRRLSRETTLDGIEAVRRELRDRYGPLPEEVERLLGTASLRLLGGELGVERLLVRPWDVRLNFRKGVVPRMASLQRALQAWQFSVEVRRPLPLSLTLTRHGTEPILNTLVPALRDLAAEMAK, encoded by the coding sequence GTGCCGCATCCGCTGCTGATCGACTCGTTCCAGACCGTTCCCGCGTTCCGCGACCTGGCCGCAGGCCTGCCGCGCGCGGGCGAGTCGGTGGTCGCGGCGGGGCTGGCGGGCTCTTCGCCGCTGCTGCTGCTGTCCGCGCTGCACCGCGCCCGGCCGGAGCGCATGTGGCTGGTGGTGACGAGCGGCCCCGAAGACGCCGAAATGGCGTCCAGCGACCTGGAATCGGTGCTGGGCGACACCTCCGTCTTTCTGTATCCCCAGCGCGAATCCCTTCCCTACGAGGAGGGCGAGCCGCACCTGGAGATCGGCGGTACGCGGGTGGAGGCGCTGGAGGCGCTGCTGAGCGGGCGGGCGCGCGTGCTGGTGACCACCGCGCGCGCCATGCAGGAGCTGTCGCCGGCGGTCGAGGGGCTGCGCGACCTGCGCCTGGAACTGCGCGCCGGCGACACGCTTCGCCTGCCGGAACTGTCGGCGCGCCTGGAGGAGATGGGCTTTGAGCGCGTCGCCACCGTGGAAGAGGTGGGGCAGTACGCGCTGCGCGGCGGCATCGTCGACGTGTTCGGCTTCGGATCGCCGGAGCCGGCCCGCATCGAGCTGCTGGGCGACGAGGTGGACAGCATCCGCTTCTTCGACATCCTGTCGCAGCTGTCCGTCCGCACGGTCAACGTGCTGCAACTGCTGCCCGTCGACCTGCGCAACCCGGACGGCATCGGCGGGGCGCGCCGCACGGAATCGGCCGGGTCCACCGAGGAGCGGCGGTCGCTGCTGGACTACCTGCCCGAAGACACGCTGATCGTGCACCTGCACGGCTCGGGAACGCGGCAGGAGCTGGACCGCACCTGGGCCGAGGTCGCGCGCCTGCACGAAAGCGAGGCGCGGCGGGGAACGAAGCCGGAGCCGCCGGAGCGCGTCTTTCTTCCGCCGGTGGACGCCGTCCGCCGCCTGGCCGCGTTTCCGCAGCTCTTCGTGGAAGAAGCGGGCGACCTGCCGGTGCAGCGCTGGGCCCGCTTCCGCGCGCTGCCGCCGCCCGCCATCGACCGCGACATGGGGCGGCTGGGCGAGCTGCTCAAGTCCGCCGCCCACGCCGGGGAGCGCTCGCTCGTCCTCTGCGACAACCAGGGACAGCTGGAGCGCCTGCAGGAGCTGCTGGACGACCTGAAGGTCGCCCGCGCGGTGGAGCTGGCCATCGGCTCGCTGACCGGCGGGTTCGTGCTGATGGACGCGGAGCCGCCGTTCCGCGTGCTGACGGACCACGAGATCTTTCGCCGCTCGCGCCGCATCCGCAGGCGGCGCCGGTTTCGCGGCGGCGCGGCGCTGGAAAGCGTGGCCGCGCTCAAGCCCGGCGACTACGTGGTGCACATGGACCACGGCGTGGGGCAGTTCCGGCGGATGGAGCGCGTCCGCCTGGGCGAGGAGGAGTTCGAGACGCTGGTGATCGAGTACGCGGGCGGCGAACTGCTGCGCGTGCCCGTGCACCGGGTGGACCTGATCGAGCGCTGGGTCTCGGACGATGACGAGGCCGCGCCGCCCAAGGTGCACCGCATCGGCGGCAAGGACTGGTCGCGCGCCCGGCAGAAGACGCAGAAGGCCATTCAGGAGATGACGGCCGAGCTGCTGGAGCTGTACGCCAGCCGCCAGGCCGAGCAGGGCTACTCCTTCAGCGCCGACACGCGCTGGCAGCGGGAGATGGAGTCCGCTTTCCTGTTCGAGGACACGCCGGACCAGCGCCAGGCCACGGAAGACGTCAAGCGCGACATGGAGTCGCCGCGCCCCATGGACCGCCTGATCTGCGGCGACGTGGGATACGGCAAGACGGAGATCGCCATCCGCGCGGCGTTCAAGGCGGTGCAGGACGGCAAGCAGGTGGCCGTGCTGGTCCCCACGACGATTCTGGCCGAGCAGCACCTGCACACCTTCAGCGAGCGGCTGGCGGACTTTCCCGTCAAGATCGAGGCGCTGTCCCGCTTCCGCACCGCCAAGGAGCAGAGCTCCGTGCTCGCCCGGCTGGCGACGGGGGATGTGGACATCGTCGTGGGCACGCACCGCCTGCTTTCGCCCGACATCAAGTTCCGCGACCTGGGACTGATGGTGATTGACGAAGAGCAGCGCTTTGGCGTGAAGCACAAGGAGATGCTGAAGCAGCTGCGCCGCTCGGTGGACGTGCTGACGCTGACGGCGACGCCCATTCCGCGCACCCTGCACTTTTCGCTGCTGGGGCTGCGCGACATGACGCTGATTCAGACGCCCCCGCGCGACCGGCAGCCCGTGATCACCCACGTGCTCCCGTGGACGGACGCCATCCTGGAAGACGCCATCCGGCGCGAGCTGGACCGCGGCGGCCAGGTGTTCTTTGTCCACAACCGGGTGGAAACCATCGGCGCCGTCGCGCAGAAGGTGCAGGCGATGGTGCCCGACGCGCGCATCGGCATTGCGCACGGGCAGATGCGCGAAAAGGAACTGGAAGAGGTGATGACCCTCTTTCTGGAGGGCGAGGCCGACATCCTGGTGGCCACGGCGATCGTGGAGGCGGGGCTGGACGTGCCCCGCGCCAACACGCTGATCGTCAACCGGGCGGACCACTTCGGCCTGAGCCAGCTGTACCAGATCCGCGGCCGCGTGGGGCGCAGCCATCACCGCGCCTACTGCTACCTGCTGGTTCCGGACGAGATCGAGGAAGACGCCGAAAAGCGGCTGCGGGTGCTGGAGCACTACACCGAGCTGGGCAGCGGCTACCGCATCGCGCTCAAGGACCTTGAACTGCGCGGCGCGGGTAACATCCTGGGCCAGCAGCAGTCCGGCTTCGTGCATGCGGTGGGGCTGGACACCTACCTGCGGCTGCTGGAGGAAACCATCCGGCAGATCCGCGGCGCCGGAACCGACGGCCCCGCCCCGCTGGCCGACGTTTCGGTGGACGGTACCGCGCTGATTCCCGACGCGTACATCCCCGACGAGGCGCAGAAGCTGAGCTTCTACCGGCGCCTGAGCCGCGAAACCACGCTGGACGGGATCGAGGCCGTGCGCCGCGAACTGCGCGACCGGTACGGCCCGCTTCCGGAAGAGGTGGAGAGGCTGCTGGGAACCGCCTCGCTGCGGCTGCTGGGCGGCGAGTTGGGGGTGGAGCGGCTGCTGGTTCGCCCGTGGGACGTGCGCCTGAACTTTCGCAAGGGCGTGGTGCCGCGGATGGCGTCGCTGCAGCGGGCGCTGCAGGCGTGGCAGTTCAGCGTGGAGGTTCGCCGCCCCCTTCCCCTGTCGCTCACGCTGACGCGGCACGGCACGGAGCCGATTCTGAACACCCTGGTCCCCGCCCTGCGCGACCTGGCGGCGGAAATGGCAAAATGA